One window of Trinickia caryophylli genomic DNA carries:
- a CDS encoding putative toxin-antitoxin system toxin component, PIN family, with protein MPSLPGSGAVRPLAQVVLDSNVWIDILVFDDDATRPIHAALSAGLLRAVIDARCLAELSCVLDYPQFTRRAVDKPAALARVAQLSVMAAPAAGAPGGTPALPKCKDRDDQKFLELAHAAGVDWLVSKDRALLKLAKRTAREFGFRIAQPGPFVAACLPPPAVPEANAPAPHPLVSTTSPIAP; from the coding sequence ATGCCTAGTCTTCCTGGTTCCGGCGCCGTGCGCCCCCTCGCACAGGTCGTGCTCGATTCGAACGTCTGGATCGACATCCTCGTATTCGACGACGATGCCACCCGTCCGATTCATGCCGCATTGAGTGCCGGCCTGCTTCGCGCGGTGATCGACGCTCGCTGCCTCGCCGAACTTTCGTGCGTGCTCGACTATCCGCAGTTCACGCGCCGTGCCGTGGACAAACCGGCCGCCCTCGCACGCGTTGCCCAACTGTCGGTGATGGCCGCACCGGCAGCCGGGGCGCCCGGGGGCACACCGGCGCTGCCCAAGTGCAAAGACCGCGACGACCAGAAGTTTCTCGAGCTCGCGCATGCGGCCGGGGTGGACTGGCTCGTATCGAAAGACCGCGCGCTGCTCAAGCTCGCGAAGCGCACGGCTCGCGAATTCGGCTTCAGGATCGCCCAGCCCGGGCCCTTCGTCGCCGCATGTCTGCCGCCGCCGGCAGTGCCCGAAGCCAACGCGCCGGCGCCCCACCCTCTCGTTTCGACCACTTCGCCGATTGCGCCATGA
- a CDS encoding MaoC family dehydratase, whose product MGLSFEDLTVGARDEIGAHTFTAEEIVEFAQRYDPQPFHVDEVAARASPFCGLIASGWQTCSVLMGIFVRKRLNGSTSMGSPGVEEIRWLKPVRPGDTIRLFSTVLDKRPLASRPDRGIATILWEGVNQAGETVVSVRSKVLFGLRGEGGEGVPGAPV is encoded by the coding sequence ATGGGATTGAGCTTCGAAGACCTGACCGTGGGCGCACGCGACGAAATTGGCGCCCACACGTTTACCGCTGAGGAGATCGTCGAGTTTGCTCAGCGATACGATCCACAGCCATTTCACGTCGACGAAGTCGCCGCCCGGGCTTCGCCGTTTTGCGGCTTGATCGCGAGCGGCTGGCAGACCTGTTCGGTGCTCATGGGCATTTTCGTGCGCAAGCGGCTCAACGGCTCCACGTCAATGGGCTCGCCCGGCGTCGAGGAAATTCGCTGGCTCAAACCCGTCCGCCCCGGCGATACCATTCGTCTTTTCAGCACCGTTCTCGACAAGCGTCCGCTGGCGAGCCGCCCGGATCGAGGCATCGCGACCATTCTCTGGGAAGGCGTGAATCAGGCTGGCGAAACCGTGGTCAGCGTTCGCTCGAAGGTGCTGTTCGGCCTGCGCGGCGAAGGCGGCGAGGGTGTGCCGGGAGCGCCGGTATGA
- a CDS encoding histidine phosphatase family protein, translated as MPGFTLPRRRRIFLMRHGDVTYFDDTGRAIDPDAVPLNEQGRLQASAAGEAFSAGEVRFDRVIASGLPRTVETAERVLAKTGQRIEIETWPEWREIRPGRLPDLTPADVERAFLGIFDGIVPEHTRFLGGETIGELLDRVLPPLARLRADSRWDTVLLVLHGGVNRALLSHAIAAGARVFFGHLAQATGCINALDVGEKEQDWVVRAINYAPPAPLFRDVRHTTMEMLYAQYLRYRSDS; from the coding sequence ATGCCCGGATTTACGCTCCCTCGACGCCGCCGCATCTTTCTCATGCGTCACGGCGACGTGACCTACTTCGACGACACGGGGCGCGCGATCGACCCCGATGCCGTGCCGCTCAACGAACAAGGACGCCTGCAAGCCAGTGCGGCCGGCGAGGCGTTCTCCGCAGGCGAAGTGCGCTTCGACCGGGTAATCGCGAGCGGTCTGCCGCGCACCGTCGAGACGGCCGAGCGCGTGCTCGCGAAGACGGGCCAGCGCATCGAAATCGAGACCTGGCCGGAGTGGCGCGAAATCCGCCCCGGACGGCTTCCCGATCTCACCCCCGCCGATGTCGAGCGCGCGTTCCTCGGCATCTTCGACGGTATCGTGCCCGAACACACGCGCTTTCTCGGCGGCGAGACGATCGGCGAGCTGCTCGATCGTGTGCTTCCCCCCCTTGCACGCCTGCGTGCCGATAGCCGTTGGGACACCGTCCTGCTCGTGCTGCACGGCGGCGTCAACCGCGCGCTCCTTTCGCATGCGATTGCCGCGGGCGCTCGCGTGTTCTTCGGGCATCTTGCGCAAGCGACGGGATGCATCAATGCGCTCGACGTCGGTGAAAAAGAGCAGGACTGGGTCGTGCGCGCGATCAACTACGCACCGCCCGCGCCGCTCTTTCGCGACGTGAGGCATACGACGATGGAAATGCTCTACGCTCAGTACCTGCGCTACCGGAGCGACAGTTGA
- the yaaA gene encoding peroxide stress protein YaaA codes for MIIVLSPAKSLDYETPPHVARHTIPDFVDEAAELVDGLKRLSPQEIGTLMGISDTLARLNFERFAEWSPRFGTGNAKQAVLAFNGDVYEGFDAKSLSAADLDYAQQHVRVLSGLYGLLRPLDLLQPYRLEMGTRFANARGKDLYAFWGDRITQALNKALAKKSHATRVLVNCASEEYFKSVKKDRLDAPVVTPVFEDWKGGRYKIISFHAKRARGLMARFVVEGRLERPEQLKAFEAEGYAFDEAASNDETYIFRRRVGD; via the coding sequence ATGATAATTGTTTTGTCTCCGGCGAAGTCGCTCGACTATGAGACGCCGCCGCACGTCGCCCGCCATACGATTCCCGATTTCGTCGACGAGGCTGCCGAACTGGTCGATGGCCTCAAGCGCCTTTCGCCGCAGGAAATCGGCACGCTGATGGGTATTTCCGACACGCTGGCGCGGCTGAATTTCGAACGCTTCGCCGAATGGTCCCCGCGATTCGGTACGGGCAACGCGAAGCAGGCGGTGCTGGCGTTCAACGGCGATGTGTACGAGGGCTTCGACGCGAAGTCGCTTTCGGCAGCGGATCTCGACTACGCGCAGCAGCACGTGCGCGTGCTCTCGGGACTCTACGGCCTGCTGCGCCCACTGGATCTGCTGCAGCCGTACCGGCTCGAAATGGGCACGCGTTTCGCCAACGCCCGCGGCAAGGACCTTTATGCCTTCTGGGGGGATCGGATCACGCAAGCGCTCAATAAGGCGCTCGCGAAGAAGTCGCATGCAACCCGCGTGCTCGTGAATTGCGCGTCGGAGGAATACTTCAAGTCCGTCAAGAAGGACCGGCTCGACGCACCCGTGGTCACGCCCGTATTCGAGGACTGGAAGGGCGGGCGCTACAAGATCATCAGCTTCCATGCGAAACGCGCGCGCGGGCTGATGGCGCGGTTCGTCGTCGAAGGCCGCCTCGAACGGCCCGAACAGCTGAAGGCCTTCGAGGCCGAAGGCTACGCATTCGACGAGGCCGCCTCGAATGACGAGACGTACATTTTTCGCCGACGCGTAGGCGATTGA
- a CDS encoding pyridoxal phosphate-dependent aminotransferase → MNAPHEPTTTARIALDSRLPNVGTTIFTVMSALAAEHGAVNLGQGFPDFECDSRVVDAVARAMREGHNQYPPMAGTLALRDAIAHKIESVYGRRYDPQTEITVTAGATQALLTAILATVHPGDEVVVLEPTYDSYVPSIELAGGTPVFVSLEAPDYAIPFDKLAAAITPRTRLIIVNTPHNPTGRVWHTDDMRRLESIVRGTRALVVSDEVYEHMVYDGARHESVARYPELAERSFVVSSFGKTYHVTGWKVGYVAAPAALSAEFRKVHQFNVFTVNTPMQAGLADYMNDPAPYLGLPAFYQRKRDLFRDGLANTRFKLLPCEGTYFQCVDYSAVSDLPEAEFSKWLTREIGVAAIPVSAFYHEPHESGIVRFCFAKREDTLATALERLARL, encoded by the coding sequence ATGAATGCACCGCACGAACCGACGACCACCGCGCGCATCGCGCTCGACTCCCGCCTGCCGAACGTCGGCACCACCATCTTCACCGTAATGAGCGCGCTTGCCGCGGAGCACGGCGCGGTCAACCTCGGGCAGGGATTTCCCGACTTCGAGTGCGATTCGCGCGTCGTCGATGCCGTTGCCCGTGCCATGCGCGAGGGCCACAACCAGTACCCTCCGATGGCGGGCACCCTCGCGCTGCGCGACGCGATCGCACACAAGATCGAATCGGTGTACGGCCGCCGCTACGACCCGCAAACGGAAATCACCGTCACCGCCGGCGCCACGCAGGCGCTGCTCACCGCAATCCTGGCCACGGTCCACCCTGGCGACGAAGTGGTCGTACTGGAGCCGACTTATGACAGCTACGTGCCGTCGATCGAGCTCGCGGGCGGCACGCCGGTGTTCGTATCGCTCGAAGCACCCGACTACGCCATCCCGTTCGACAAGCTCGCGGCCGCGATCACACCGCGCACGCGGCTCATCATCGTCAATACCCCGCACAACCCGACCGGGCGCGTCTGGCACACCGACGACATGCGTCGGCTCGAGTCGATCGTGCGCGGCACGCGCGCGCTCGTGGTCTCGGACGAAGTCTACGAGCACATGGTCTATGACGGCGCGCGTCACGAAAGCGTCGCGCGCTACCCCGAACTCGCCGAACGCAGCTTCGTCGTCTCGAGCTTCGGCAAAACCTATCACGTGACGGGATGGAAGGTCGGCTACGTCGCCGCACCCGCGGCGCTGAGCGCCGAATTCCGCAAGGTCCATCAGTTCAACGTGTTTACCGTCAACACCCCGATGCAGGCCGGGCTGGCAGACTACATGAACGACCCGGCCCCTTATCTCGGCTTGCCCGCCTTCTATCAGCGCAAGCGCGACTTGTTCCGCGACGGCCTCGCGAATACGCGCTTCAAGCTGTTGCCGTGCGAGGGTACCTATTTCCAGTGTGTCGACTATTCGGCCGTGAGCGATCTGCCCGAAGCCGAGTTCTCGAAGTGGCTCACGCGCGAGATCGGCGTCGCTGCCATTCCGGTCTCGGCGTTCTATCATGAGCCTCACGAGTCCGGAATCGTGCGGTTTTGCTTCGCAAAGCGCGAAGATACGCTCGCGACGGCACTCGAGCGGCTTGCCCGGCTTTGA
- a CDS encoding oxepin-CoA hydrolase, alternative type — protein sequence MSAELLASRPPESESTLVLTLSNPGARNALHPDMYAAGIVALETAERDPSIRAVVLTGADDFFCAGGNLHRLLENRAKDASVQAESIDQLAQWILALRTSTKPVIAAVEGAAAGAGFSLALACDLIVAAAEAKFVMSYARVGLTPDGGGSWFLAQSLPRQLASEILLEAKPVTAERLHTLGVVNRLVKPGQTRDAAIAWADTLGGGSPNAFARIKNLISAASDSTLPEHLNIERDEFVASLHHRDALEGIMAFLDKRAPRYR from the coding sequence ATGAGCGCAGAACTGCTCGCCTCGCGTCCACCCGAAAGCGAGTCGACGCTCGTCCTCACGCTGTCCAACCCCGGCGCTCGCAATGCGCTGCACCCTGATATGTACGCCGCGGGCATCGTCGCGCTCGAGACGGCCGAACGCGATCCGTCGATCCGCGCCGTCGTGCTGACAGGCGCCGACGATTTTTTCTGCGCGGGCGGCAATCTGCACCGCCTCCTCGAGAACCGGGCGAAGGACGCCTCGGTTCAGGCCGAGAGCATCGACCAACTGGCACAGTGGATTCTGGCGCTGCGCACGTCCACGAAGCCCGTCATCGCGGCGGTCGAGGGTGCCGCCGCAGGTGCGGGATTCTCGCTCGCGCTCGCTTGCGATCTCATCGTCGCGGCCGCCGAGGCCAAGTTCGTCATGTCGTACGCGCGCGTCGGACTCACCCCCGACGGCGGCGGGTCCTGGTTCCTCGCCCAAAGCCTGCCACGGCAGCTCGCGAGCGAAATCCTGCTCGAAGCCAAGCCGGTTACCGCCGAACGGCTCCATACGCTCGGCGTCGTCAATCGCCTCGTCAAGCCCGGCCAGACACGAGACGCGGCCATCGCATGGGCCGACACGCTCGGCGGCGGCTCCCCCAATGCGTTCGCGCGCATCAAGAATCTGATTTCGGCTGCGAGCGACTCGACACTCCCCGAGCATCTGAACATCGAGCGCGATGAATTCGTCGCGTCGTTACACCACCGGGACGCACTCGAAGGCATCATGGCGTTTCTCGACAAGCGCGCCCCGCGCTATCGCTAG
- a CDS encoding phosphotransferase encodes MATEASATPSQGTQHTQDYTAFAGTRAVSEQQRFDVDKLAAWLGSHIDGFVGPLAVEQFAGGQSNPTFKLVTPARCYVMRAKPGPAAKLLPSAHAIEREYRVMRALAGSDVPVARMLALCEDESIVGRAFYVMEYVEGRVLWDPSLPGMTREERAAIYDETNRVIAALHMIDVEAAGLADYGKPGNYLSRQIARWSKQYEASETEPIEAMRELMAWLPAHIPGESSDGARVAVVHGDYRLDNLIFHPSEPRVLAVLDWELSTLGDPIVDFAYHVMAWHTDPQQFRGIGGLDLPGLGIPDEHHYIARYCGRTGFVIPGDWNFYLAFNMFRIAAILQGIMKRVTVGTAASAQAADAGRRARPMAELAWRYAQKVR; translated from the coding sequence ATGGCGACAGAAGCTTCGGCAACACCCTCGCAGGGCACGCAGCACACGCAGGACTACACGGCATTCGCCGGTACTCGGGCCGTTTCCGAGCAACAACGCTTCGATGTCGACAAGCTGGCAGCATGGCTCGGTAGCCACATCGACGGCTTTGTGGGCCCGCTTGCGGTCGAGCAGTTCGCGGGCGGCCAATCGAATCCGACGTTCAAACTCGTCACGCCGGCGCGCTGCTACGTCATGCGCGCGAAACCGGGCCCGGCGGCCAAGCTGCTGCCTTCCGCCCACGCGATCGAGCGCGAATATCGCGTGATGCGCGCACTCGCCGGCAGCGACGTGCCGGTCGCACGCATGCTGGCATTGTGCGAGGACGAATCGATCGTCGGCCGCGCGTTCTATGTGATGGAGTACGTCGAAGGCCGCGTCCTGTGGGACCCCTCCCTGCCCGGAATGACGCGCGAGGAGCGCGCGGCCATCTACGACGAGACGAATCGCGTGATCGCAGCGCTGCACATGATCGACGTCGAGGCAGCCGGCCTCGCCGACTATGGCAAGCCCGGCAACTATCTCTCGCGCCAGATCGCACGCTGGAGCAAGCAGTACGAAGCGTCCGAGACGGAGCCCATCGAGGCGATGCGCGAACTCATGGCGTGGCTGCCGGCGCATATTCCGGGCGAATCCTCCGACGGCGCGCGCGTGGCCGTCGTGCACGGCGATTACCGGCTCGACAATCTGATCTTTCACCCGAGCGAGCCGCGCGTGCTCGCGGTGCTCGACTGGGAGCTCTCGACGCTCGGCGATCCGATCGTCGATTTCGCGTATCACGTCATGGCCTGGCACACCGATCCGCAGCAGTTCCGAGGCATCGGCGGCCTGGACTTGCCCGGACTCGGGATTCCCGACGAACACCATTACATTGCGCGGTATTGCGGGCGCACGGGGTTCGTCATCCCGGGCGACTGGAATTTCTATCTGGCATTCAACATGTTCCGCATCGCCGCCATCTTGCAAGGCATCATGAAACGCGTCACGGTGGGCACGGCCGCGAGCGCACAGGCCGCGGACGCCGGCCGCCGCGCCCGCCCGATGGCCGAGCTGGCGTGGCGCTATGCGCAAAAGGTTCGCTGA
- a CDS encoding MaoC family dehydratase: MTGATERAAPAAPVARAIADAAALRALVGGAQLCSAPVLVDQSRIDMFAEATGDRQWIHVDRERAHRESPFGGTIAHGFLTLSLIPALLTETVTIRQRMGVNYGLNRVRFTSPVPAGARVFARFQVADASDVEGGGVQVTWNVTLEVEGERKPACVAEFLTRHYF; this comes from the coding sequence ATGACGGGGGCCACGGAGCGCGCCGCGCCGGCCGCACCCGTTGCCCGCGCGATTGCGGATGCGGCGGCCCTTCGCGCGCTCGTCGGTGGTGCCCAGCTTTGCAGCGCGCCGGTGCTCGTTGATCAATCGCGCATCGATATGTTCGCCGAAGCCACGGGCGACCGGCAGTGGATTCATGTCGATCGCGAACGGGCCCACCGGGAGTCGCCGTTCGGCGGCACGATCGCGCACGGCTTCTTGACGCTTTCGCTGATTCCCGCGTTGCTGACCGAGACGGTGACCATTCGCCAACGCATGGGCGTGAACTATGGCTTGAACCGCGTCCGTTTCACTTCGCCGGTGCCTGCCGGTGCACGCGTGTTCGCGAGGTTTCAGGTTGCCGACGCAAGCGACGTCGAAGGCGGCGGCGTGCAGGTGACGTGGAACGTCACGCTGGAAGTCGAGGGTGAGCGCAAGCCTGCGTGCGTTGCGGAGTTCCTCACCCGTCATTACTTCTGA
- a CDS encoding DUF1178 family protein, which yields MKVLDLQCSHGHRFEGWFASAADFESQLSRKLVECPICAATEVSRVPSAPRLNLSGATAPEQPAANRGAGAGDSARAGGQEREVAEHMREVEARVMRALREAVQKAENVGNRFAEEARRIHYNEAPARTIRGVASPEDARSLAEEGIDVMPLPGAWAPKETLQ from the coding sequence ATGAAGGTTCTCGATCTGCAATGCTCGCACGGTCATCGGTTCGAAGGCTGGTTCGCCTCCGCCGCTGACTTCGAATCCCAGTTGTCGCGCAAGTTGGTCGAATGTCCGATCTGCGCCGCGACTGAGGTGAGCCGCGTGCCGTCTGCGCCGAGGCTGAATTTGTCGGGGGCGACGGCGCCCGAGCAGCCAGCGGCAAACCGCGGCGCGGGAGCGGGCGACAGCGCGCGAGCGGGCGGCCAGGAGCGGGAAGTGGCCGAACACATGCGCGAAGTCGAAGCCCGCGTCATGCGTGCCTTGCGCGAAGCCGTGCAAAAGGCCGAGAACGTAGGCAATCGATTTGCCGAAGAGGCGCGTCGCATTCATTACAACGAAGCCCCGGCGCGTACGATTCGCGGCGTCGCCTCGCCCGAAGACGCGCGTTCGCTCGCCGAGGAGGGCATCGACGTCATGCCGTTGCCCGGCGCCTGGGCCCCGAAAGAGACGCTGCAATAG
- a CDS encoding acyl-CoA dehydrogenase family protein, translating to MNFDYTPKVQALRARLLAFFDEHIYPNERAFLDEVAGNRRAGNAWVPTRLVESLKARAREAGLWNLFLPDSARGAGLTNLEYAPLAEIMGRVPWAPEVFNCNAPDTGNMETIERYGTDEQKRQWLEPLLAGEIRSAFLMTEPDVASSDATNIATRIEPDGDHYVINGRKWWSSGAGDPRCKLYIVMGKSDPDAPKHAQQSMILVPADTPGITVQRPLNVFGYDDAPHGHMDISLDNVRVPAGNILLGAGRGFEIAQGRLGPGRIHHCMRLVGLAERALELMCKRTAARVAFGKPIAAQTVTQERIAEARCAIEQARLLTLKAAYMMDTVGNKAARAEIAMIKVVAPNVACQVIDWAIQAHGGGGVSDDFPLAYAYACARTLRFADGPDEVHRNAIAKLELARHAAQDATRH from the coding sequence ATGAACTTCGACTACACCCCGAAAGTGCAAGCCTTGCGTGCGAGGCTGCTCGCATTCTTCGATGAGCACATCTATCCCAACGAACGCGCCTTTCTCGACGAAGTGGCCGGCAACCGGCGAGCGGGCAATGCATGGGTGCCGACGCGCCTCGTCGAATCCCTCAAGGCACGCGCTCGCGAGGCAGGGCTCTGGAATCTCTTTCTGCCCGACTCCGCGCGCGGCGCTGGCCTCACGAACCTCGAATATGCTCCCCTTGCCGAAATCATGGGACGCGTGCCGTGGGCGCCGGAGGTCTTCAATTGCAACGCGCCAGACACGGGCAACATGGAAACGATCGAGCGCTACGGCACCGATGAGCAAAAGCGACAGTGGCTCGAGCCACTCCTCGCCGGCGAAATCCGATCGGCGTTTCTGATGACCGAACCCGACGTCGCTTCGTCGGACGCCACCAACATCGCCACGCGCATCGAGCCCGACGGTGACCACTACGTCATCAATGGCCGCAAATGGTGGTCGTCCGGCGCCGGCGACCCGCGCTGCAAACTTTATATCGTCATGGGCAAAAGCGATCCCGACGCGCCGAAGCATGCGCAGCAATCGATGATCCTCGTTCCCGCCGATACGCCGGGTATTACCGTGCAGCGCCCGCTGAACGTATTCGGCTATGACGATGCGCCGCACGGCCACATGGATATCTCGCTCGACAACGTGCGCGTGCCGGCCGGGAATATCCTGCTCGGCGCCGGCCGCGGCTTCGAGATCGCCCAGGGCAGGCTCGGGCCGGGGCGCATCCACCACTGCATGCGGCTCGTCGGGCTGGCCGAGCGCGCGCTCGAACTCATGTGCAAGCGCACTGCCGCACGCGTGGCGTTCGGTAAGCCGATCGCCGCGCAAACAGTGACGCAGGAGCGGATCGCCGAAGCGCGCTGCGCGATCGAGCAGGCGCGGCTGCTGACGCTCAAGGCCGCCTACATGATGGATACGGTCGGCAACAAGGCCGCACGCGCGGAGATTGCGATGATCAAGGTCGTCGCGCCGAACGTAGCGTGTCAGGTAATCGATTGGGCGATCCAGGCGCATGGCGGCGGCGGCGTAAGCGACGACTTCCCGCTCGCCTACGCATATGCCTGCGCACGCACGCTGCGTTTTGCCGACGGCCCGGACGAAGTGCATCGCAACGCGATTGCGAAGCTCGAGCTCGCCCGCCACGCCGCACAAGATGCCACGCGCCATTGA
- a CDS encoding NUDIX domain-containing protein codes for MAQLPDHDHDASLTETRVDSRTLHEGSFLVVKRDTVRLPDGKEATREYVQHPGAVMVIPMFDDGRVLLERQYRYPIGRVMIEYPAGKLDPDEGALACAQRELQEETGYTARDFLFLTRIHPIISYSTEFIDLYLARGLTAGERKLDDGEFLDTFVADLPQVLEWVRTGAISDVKTIIGTMWLEKLISGAWEPGEVQQSALDAIAAAAPAPRD; via the coding sequence ATGGCTCAACTGCCCGATCACGATCACGATGCGTCGCTGACCGAGACGCGGGTCGATTCCCGCACGCTCCACGAAGGCTCCTTTCTGGTCGTCAAGCGCGACACCGTCCGCTTGCCCGACGGCAAAGAGGCGACGCGCGAATACGTGCAGCATCCCGGCGCCGTCATGGTGATCCCGATGTTCGACGATGGGCGCGTCCTGCTTGAGCGGCAGTATCGCTACCCGATCGGCCGCGTCATGATCGAATACCCAGCCGGGAAGCTCGATCCCGACGAAGGCGCTCTCGCGTGCGCGCAGCGCGAGTTGCAGGAGGAAACGGGCTATACGGCACGGGATTTCCTCTTCCTCACGCGCATCCATCCGATCATTTCGTACTCCACCGAATTTATCGACCTTTATCTTGCGCGTGGCCTGACGGCCGGCGAGCGCAAGCTCGACGACGGAGAGTTTCTCGACACGTTCGTGGCTGATTTGCCGCAGGTGCTCGAATGGGTGCGAACGGGTGCCATCAGCGACGTGAAGACGATTATCGGCACGATGTGGCTCGAAAAGCTGATATCCGGCGCATGGGAGCCGGGTGAAGTCCAACAATCGGCGCTCGATGCGATCGCGGCCGCGGCGCCCGCGCCGCGGGACTGA
- a CDS encoding M14 family metallopeptidase, whose translation MALSITSNFHGGAIDVLACERAGDIRLRIRPDSQAPFAQWFYFRLSGARGERCVMTFENAAECAFTEGWAHYRAVASYDRVHWFRVPASYDGRVLTIDHTPEFDQVYYAYFEPYSDERHSDFLGAVQQMPHAQVVELGRTVEGRPMSLLVLDTGEAAPSEPARPKKKVWIIARQHPGETMAEWFVEGLVKRLAGWGDWAGDAVARKLYERAVFYIVPNMNPDGSAHGNLRTNAAGANLNREWMEPDAGRSPEVLAVREAIHATGCDLFFDIHGDEALPYVFVAGCEMLAGFTARQAEEQSAFIEAFKRASPDFQDKYGYEAGKYQEDMLKLASKYIGKTFGCLSLTLEMPFKDNADLPDERVGWNGERSAALGAAMLGAILHHVESFD comes from the coding sequence ATGGCGCTTTCGATTACGAGCAACTTCCACGGTGGTGCGATCGACGTGCTGGCTTGCGAGCGGGCCGGTGACATTCGCCTGCGTATCCGGCCCGACAGCCAGGCGCCGTTTGCACAGTGGTTCTACTTCCGGCTTTCGGGTGCGCGCGGCGAGCGCTGCGTGATGACGTTCGAAAATGCGGCCGAATGCGCCTTTACCGAGGGGTGGGCTCATTACCGTGCGGTGGCGAGCTACGACCGCGTGCACTGGTTCCGCGTACCTGCGAGCTACGACGGGCGCGTGCTGACGATCGACCACACGCCCGAGTTTGACCAGGTCTATTACGCGTACTTCGAGCCTTATAGCGACGAGCGCCATTCCGATTTTCTCGGCGCGGTCCAGCAGATGCCGCATGCCCAGGTGGTGGAACTCGGCCGCACGGTCGAGGGCCGGCCGATGTCGCTGCTCGTGCTCGATACGGGCGAGGCCGCGCCTTCCGAGCCCGCAAGACCGAAGAAGAAAGTCTGGATCATTGCGCGCCAGCACCCGGGCGAGACGATGGCCGAATGGTTCGTCGAGGGGCTCGTCAAGCGGCTCGCGGGCTGGGGCGATTGGGCTGGCGACGCGGTTGCGCGCAAGCTTTACGAGCGTGCGGTGTTCTATATCGTGCCGAATATGAACCCCGACGGCAGTGCGCATGGCAACCTGCGTACGAATGCGGCCGGCGCGAATCTGAATCGCGAGTGGATGGAGCCCGATGCCGGGCGCAGCCCCGAGGTGCTGGCCGTGCGCGAGGCGATCCACGCCACCGGGTGCGACCTTTTCTTCGATATCCACGGCGACGAGGCGCTGCCTTATGTATTCGTTGCCGGCTGCGAAATGCTGGCCGGGTTCACTGCGCGGCAGGCCGAGGAGCAGAGCGCTTTCATCGAGGCCTTCAAGCGCGCGAGCCCCGATTTCCAGGACAAGTACGGCTACGAGGCCGGCAAGTATCAGGAAGATATGCTCAAGCTCGCGTCGAAGTACATCGGCAAGACGTTCGGCTGTCTCTCGCTCACGCTCGAGATGCCGTTCAAGGACAACGCTGATTTACCGGACGAGCGCGTCGGCTGGAACGGCGAGCGCAGTGCCGCGCTGGGCGCTGCGATGCTCGGGGCCATCTTGCATCACGTCGAATCGTTCGACTGA
- a CDS encoding glutathione binding-like protein translates to MIDAYSWATPNGHKVHIMLEETGLEYRVHPIDIGAGDQFKPEFLAISPNNKIPAIVDSDGPGGKPLALFESGAILIYLAEKTGKFLPAEPVARYATLQWLMFQMGGIGPMLGQTHHFRVYAPEKIEYAINRYTNEAKRLYGVMDRQLGKTQYLATDEYTIADIAAFPWTRSWQNQGIELAEFPNVKRWHEAIAARPAVIRGVEVLASARKPLMDDKAREVLFGATQYAKH, encoded by the coding sequence ATGATCGATGCATATAGCTGGGCCACACCCAACGGCCACAAGGTTCACATCATGCTCGAGGAGACCGGCCTCGAGTACCGTGTCCATCCGATCGATATCGGCGCGGGCGATCAGTTCAAACCGGAATTTCTCGCCATCAGCCCCAATAACAAGATCCCGGCCATCGTCGACTCCGACGGGCCGGGGGGCAAGCCGCTCGCACTTTTCGAGTCGGGCGCGATTCTGATCTACCTTGCCGAGAAAACGGGCAAGTTCCTGCCGGCCGAGCCCGTTGCACGCTATGCCACGCTGCAGTGGTTGATGTTCCAGATGGGCGGCATCGGCCCAATGCTCGGGCAGACGCACCACTTTCGCGTCTATGCACCCGAGAAAATCGAGTATGCGATCAATCGCTACACGAACGAGGCAAAGCGGCTTTACGGCGTGATGGACAGGCAACTTGGGAAGACGCAATACCTGGCGACGGACGAATACACGATCGCGGACATCGCGGCCTTCCCGTGGACGCGCTCATGGCAAAACCAGGGCATCGAGCTCGCCGAGTTCCCCAACGTGAAGCGCTGGCACGAAGCAATTGCCGCACGGCCTGCCGTGATCCGCGGCGTTGAAGTATTGGCCTCGGCGCGCAAGCCTTTGATGGACGACAAAGCCAGAGAAGTACTGTTCGGCGCGACGCAATACGCGAAGCATTGA